The following proteins come from a genomic window of Syntrophorhabdaceae bacterium:
- a CDS encoding glycosyltransferase — MGIAEFCEKAGEFELIHGFFDPFFATYAAMCNTPTLITIPNSLETSALRVFRRYNDKIRYVSFSDKRRNPGLKYIASILPGIAIENDYTPSDPDEYVLCPGYGLTKHEIAFAADMAKGSAGRLVVTGRSTDRAQYDAAIRSGTSMGTCFFESPSLAEEADLYGRACAILCPRKRGCVISPFLAAMTYGTPVVALTGGGVADLIVPGVTGFLASSAGHGAELLTRVRELDRTVCRNEARLRFSMETMIDSYARLFSTVIEQTGREDHRPWGYYEVLVDEEQYKLKRIIVYPGMRLSLQRHAFRSEHWCIVSGKCLVRCGDTEKTLKSGESIDIPEKSLHRIQNAGSDNLIFVEVQRGDYCGEDDIERFEDDYGRA, encoded by the coding sequence ATGGGCATAGCGGAGTTTTGTGAAAAGGCGGGGGAATTCGAACTGATCCACGGGTTTTTCGATCCTTTTTTCGCGACCTATGCGGCGATGTGCAATACCCCTACCCTCATAACCATTCCTAATTCGTTGGAGACCTCCGCCCTGCGCGTCTTCAGGCGATATAATGACAAAATACGGTATGTTTCCTTCTCCGACAAGAGACGCAATCCCGGGTTGAAGTATATCGCCTCTATTCTGCCGGGAATTGCGATCGAGAATGATTATACCCCTTCGGATCCCGATGAATATGTTCTGTGCCCCGGCTACGGCCTCACAAAACATGAGATTGCCTTTGCGGCGGATATGGCGAAAGGAAGTGCAGGTCGACTGGTAGTCACGGGAAGATCGACTGACAGGGCGCAGTATGATGCAGCCATTCGCTCGGGAACAAGTATGGGGACGTGCTTCTTTGAAAGCCCGAGCCTCGCGGAAGAGGCGGATCTATACGGCCGTGCGTGCGCAATTCTCTGCCCGCGAAAAAGGGGCTGTGTCATCTCCCCTTTTCTCGCGGCGATGACATACGGCACGCCGGTGGTAGCATTGACGGGTGGTGGAGTTGCAGATCTTATCGTTCCGGGAGTTACCGGATTTCTCGCCTCTTCTGCAGGGCATGGGGCGGAACTGCTCACCCGCGTGAGAGAGTTGGACAGGACCGTGTGCCGGAACGAGGCGCGTCTTCGTTTCAGTATGGAGACAATGATCGATTCTTATGCCCGCCTCTTTTCAACTGTCATAGAGCAGACCGGAAGGGAAGACCACCGTCCATGGGGGTATTACGAAGTGCTGGTGGATGAAGAGCAATATAAGCTGAAGCGCATAATCGTCTATCCGGGAATGAGACTGAGCCTCCAGCGCCACGCCTTTCGCTCGGAACACTGGTGCATCGTCTCAGGGAAGTGTCTTGTCCGTTGTGGGGACACTGAAAAGACCTTGAAAAGCGGGGAATCGATCGATATACCTGAGAAGTCCCTGCACCGTATACAAAATGCAGGCTCCGACAATCTTATTTTTGTGGAGGTCCAGAGAGGAGATTATTGTGGCGAGGACGACATAGAGCGGTTTGAGGACGATTACGGACGGGCATAG